The bacterium genome segment AGCGATCCCAGTTTCATGCGCGAAACCATCGCCTACGGGATCGCCCGCCGCTGCATGCCCGCGCCGCGCACGGCCTACGCCAACGTCTACGTGAACGGCAACCTGCTGGGATTCTACGTTTTGGTCGAGCAGGTTGACAAGATTTTCCTGTCACGCTACTTTGCAAACAACGGCGGCAATCTCTACAAAGCGGGTGACGACGGCGCAACCCTCGAATATCGGGGAACCGATCCGGCGGCATACGAAGATGAACTCGAACTGAAGACCAATGAAGATCAGAATGACTGGACCGGCCTAATCGCGTTTCTCGACCGGCTCAACCACACTCCGGCGGAGTCGTTCGTGGACACGGTCGGCACGTGCCTGGACTTCGACGGAGCGCTCCGGCTGCTCGCTTTCAACATGGTGCTCTCGAATTTCGACAGCTACACCGGATCGGGACGCAATTTCTATCTCTATGACGATCCGTCGTCCGGGCAATTTCAATTTCTGGTTTGGGATTTGAACGAATCCTTCGGAGTGTTTCCGAACGGCTGGAACGTGATTACTCAAGATATCCTGATTATCCCCAACCTCGCTCGCCGACCGCTGAATCGCCGACTCTTGGAGAACGATTCGCTCCGTCACGTTTATCTTGAGTACATCCAAGAAATGATAGCGGGACCGGCATCCTCCGATTCGGTGGCGGCTATCGCCGACCGGCTGCGTCCGCTCATACAAGACTGCGTCTACGCGGATACCAACAAGCTCTACAGCAACGCGAATTTCGCGAACAACATCGAACGGGACGTGTACGTGGATTTCGGACGGCGCATCCCCGGAATCAAGTCGTTCTCGCACGCGAGAAACGCGAATCTCGGCCTGCAGCTATCCGACGAACGGGTCTATCCCGGCGACACGGACAACAACGGAACGGTGGACGCGCTCGACGTCCTGCCCATCGGAGTTTATTTCGCATCCACCGGAGCGGCGCGCGACTCCGTCACCTTCGTTTGGGGAGATCGGAGAGCTCTGTTGTGGGACGATCCCGCGGCGACCTACGCCGACGCCAATGGAGACGGCACGGTGGACGAGCGAGACGTGGTCGCCATCGGCATAAACTGGGGGAATCAGCACGCGAAGTCGGGTTGTTCCTATGACATTGATCCCGCTGACACCGTTCTTCTCGGGCAGCATCAGGAAGCCCTGCGTATCCTCCACCATTCGCTTTCCGGCGGAGGACAGGCCGTAGCCGAAATGCGGGCGTTGCTCGAGTCCATTCTCCATCTCGAAAATGCCGTACCTTCAGTGCTCGCGCTCGACCAGAACTATCCCAATCCTTTCAATCAGGAGACCATCATCCGTTTCTCACTGCCGGAGCGTTTGACCGTTTCACTGACGCTCATCAACGTTCTGGGTCAGGTTGTCTCCGAACCGATCCGCAGGAATCTCTACGATCCCGGAACGCATCAATTTCATTTCGCCGCGGATGGAATGTCCAGCGGCATCTACTTCTACCGCCTCGAAACGGAGCGGGGCAACATCGTGCGGAAGATGGCGATCCTCAGGTAAGGCGATGAGAATGAAAAATCCTGTTGCAGTATTCTGCCTAATCGTATTTCTGCTTGTCGGCTGCCAGAGCGAGAATTCCACCGAGCCGCCGCCGGACACCGGTCAGAGGTTGCACTTCACACCTGCGGAGGTAACGGTTTCCGGCGGCGAGCAGACTTCGCTCCGCCTCGTCGTGGAGAATCTGACCGATTCCATCTTCGCGATCTCGCTGCGGATCAGTTATCGCGATTCGATTCTGACGTTTGCAGGCGTTGCCGGAGCGGAGTCGGGAGATTTCTTCGGAGCGGACGCCATTCAGTTCGCGCAGGATACGCTTTCCGTTCTCCATATAACCATCAGCCGCATTCAGGGTCAGACGGAGGTCAACGGATCGGGAACAATCTGCACTTTCCGATTTGTCGGCCGGAATGCCGGAAACTGTGTGATGGAGATACTGCCGGACCAGCTCGAATTCTATGACTCCGCGGGACGGACGATTGAAGTGCCGAATCTTGAGATCAAAACGGCGTCCGTGCATGTTATCTGAAGAACCGGAAATGCCGACGAAAGGAGCATAATATGAGCCGCCATTGGTCGGATTGGATGTGGGTGGGTCTGGTACTGAGTACCTGCTTCATCGTGGGAGCAGCGTCGGCTCAACCGGCCATCATTGAGAGTGTGGTGCCGCAGTACATTCAGGGACGGAACGGCGGCAACACGCAGCGAATCCCCTGTGCGTACTGGGTGCGGATCAGCGGCCTGACCGCCAACGCCACGTACCGCTATTTCAATCAAGTGGTGCGCTCGTCCGACTCGCCCACCACCGACGGCGCGGGCAATTCGATCTTCGCCATGCCCGGCGGCTTCGTGCGTACCTCGTCACCGGATTTGTCTTCCGACGGCGACCATGGCGAGTTCACGGCCGACGGGGACGGATCGTTCGGCGGGTGGATGATCACGGAATCCACCGGCAACGCGCGTTTTGTGCCCGGAGACTATGTCTTTTTCCGCATCATGTTGAACGACGGCAGCGGCGGCAGCACCGTAGCCACTCGCTTGACCACCGCCGACTCGATCCGAGTGCTGAAACTCGACGCGGCGAGCGCCGACAGCGCGGGGACGGGGATCCGCGGTCGTACGTTGGCGGAGCCGCGAGATTTCGTACTTTTCTTCGACAACATGGCGGGAACCGGCCGGCCGTTCGCGGCCACTTTCATCGAAAGCGACGGTTCCGAGAATTCCGCCTCGAACAACTATGTCAGCTTCTATGCGGACAGCGTGGACGGGATCGGCGGGGCGATCGGAGCGATCCTGCCGAACGTGAACGGCAGCGGCGTGCGACGAGTGGAACGGCGCTCGGCGGACGGAACCGTGGTGGCATTCCATCAGAGCAATGATGGTCAGTGGCCCAGCGGCGCGAACACCGTCAATCCTGCGGGAGGCGCAACGCCGATTGTGTTGACCACGCTGGATATTCCGTTGAGTTCGTCCGGAGTGTGGGGACCGCAATCCGGTCTGGAACCCGTGCGATACGCCTTGATCTCGGCGTATCCGAATCCCTTCAATGCGGAGACGAGCATTCGGTTTGATTTGCCGACTTCGCAGCGCGTTACGCTCTCGATTTTCGACGAAACCGGCCGTTTGCTGACGACGCTGGCACATGGGGGACTGCTGCCCGCCGGACGTCATGAAGTGCATTGGGACGGCAGAGCGGTTTCGTCGGGCAACTACTTCGTGACCTTGAGTGGAGAAGGATTGATGACGACGATCCGGCTGGTCGTGGTGAAGTAGCGCCGCTTTCCGCGAGTACGCGTACAAGATTGAGCGAGCCGCACCAGCGGCTCGCTTGTCGTCGGAACCGGCTCCCGTTCGCGATGCGGGAATGGTTTCGGCAACTCCTGCGGGACCGAATTCACACGCTGCAACACAAGAGTGCCAAGAAAACAAAATCCCCGCGACGAGCGGGGATTTGTTCAACGGTTGGCGGGGCTACCGATTTCAGACCCGCCTTATAT includes the following:
- a CDS encoding CotH kinase family protein; amino-acid sequence: MKLFAIIALVLLSAGIADAQGVVINEFMADNDTVVADQDGEFDDWIELYNLSGAPVSLVGHHLSDRLNNLAMWTFPDTFIAADAYLIVWTDEDEDQDGLHANFKLSASGEAIFFSDPGGVIVDEVVFGPQQTDVSYGRYPDGSGDFRTMYPSFAGPNNSHGPGDVDSSDTVFGDTLIHTIHLQFYTEHWQDSLTYNFEVLDKEYMPAQLTFNGVVVLDSIGVRYKGHSSYELSRNTPKKPFEFKFDEYRDDQRLRGLKKLNVQNCVSDPSFMRETIAYGIARRCMPAPRTAYANVYVNGNLLGFYVLVEQVDKIFLSRYFANNGGNLYKAGDDGATLEYRGTDPAAYEDELELKTNEDQNDWTGLIAFLDRLNHTPAESFVDTVGTCLDFDGALRLLAFNMVLSNFDSYTGSGRNFYLYDDPSSGQFQFLVWDLNESFGVFPNGWNVITQDILIIPNLARRPLNRRLLENDSLRHVYLEYIQEMIAGPASSDSVAAIADRLRPLIQDCVYADTNKLYSNANFANNIERDVYVDFGRRIPGIKSFSHARNANLGLQLSDERVYPGDTDNNGTVDALDVLPIGVYFASTGAARDSVTFVWGDRRALLWDDPAATYADANGDGTVDERDVVAIGINWGNQHAKSGCSYDIDPADTVLLGQHQEALRILHHSLSGGGQAVAEMRALLESILHLENAVPSVLALDQNYPNPFNQETIIRFSLPERLTVSLTLINVLGQVVSEPIRRNLYDPGTHQFHFAADGMSSGIYFYRLETERGNIVRKMAILR
- a CDS encoding cohesin domain-containing protein, producing the protein MKNPVAVFCLIVFLLVGCQSENSTEPPPDTGQRLHFTPAEVTVSGGEQTSLRLVVENLTDSIFAISLRISYRDSILTFAGVAGAESGDFFGADAIQFAQDTLSVLHITISRIQGQTEVNGSGTICTFRFVGRNAGNCVMEILPDQLEFYDSAGRTIEVPNLEIKTASVHVI
- a CDS encoding T9SS type A sorting domain-containing protein — protein: MSRHWSDWMWVGLVLSTCFIVGAASAQPAIIESVVPQYIQGRNGGNTQRIPCAYWVRISGLTANATYRYFNQVVRSSDSPTTDGAGNSIFAMPGGFVRTSSPDLSSDGDHGEFTADGDGSFGGWMITESTGNARFVPGDYVFFRIMLNDGSGGSTVATRLTTADSIRVLKLDAASADSAGTGIRGRTLAEPRDFVLFFDNMAGTGRPFAATFIESDGSENSASNNYVSFYADSVDGIGGAIGAILPNVNGSGVRRVERRSADGTVVAFHQSNDGQWPSGANTVNPAGGATPIVLTTLDIPLSSSGVWGPQSGLEPVRYALISAYPNPFNAETSIRFDLPTSQRVTLSIFDETGRLLTTLAHGGLLPAGRHEVHWDGRAVSSGNYFVTLSGEGLMTTIRLVVVK